From one Streptosporangiales bacterium genomic stretch:
- the nuoH gene encoding NADH-quinone oxidoreductase subunit NuoH: MYDALILAEEPGRAIFGHDPWWIILIKAVAVFLFLTLFTVFNIMYERKVVARMHVRLGPNRHGPNGWLQSLADGLKLILKEDINPRGVDKITFWIAPAIAAGAAFTAFAVIPFGPEVSMFGVTTQLQLADFPVAALFFLAMSSLGIYGIVLGGWASASPYPLLGGLRSSAQMISYEVAMGLSWVTVFMVAGSMWTSDIVAAQADQWMLVQTAFVPFVIYMIAMVGETNRAPFDLPEAEGELVGGYHTEYSSVKFMNFFLAEYVNMVTVSAIATTMFLGGWRAPWPISLWENANQGWWPLLWFFGKLLLLLFVFIWLRGTLPRLRYDQFMKLGWKVLIPVALGWVMFVGAMRHATSYGTTPRIIVAVALFVVLIAGYALWDRSQRRRERAEAAEDEDYAKRIEEDPMAAGYPVPTLDAPHLRDVAHREVTPRG, from the coding sequence ATGTATGACGCGCTGATCTTGGCCGAGGAGCCGGGACGGGCCATCTTCGGGCACGACCCGTGGTGGATCATCCTCATCAAGGCGGTCGCGGTCTTCCTCTTCCTCACGCTCTTCACGGTGTTCAACATCATGTACGAGCGCAAGGTCGTGGCCCGCATGCACGTGCGGCTGGGGCCCAACCGGCACGGGCCGAACGGGTGGCTGCAGAGCCTCGCCGACGGCCTGAAGCTGATCCTCAAGGAGGACATCAACCCCCGCGGCGTCGACAAGATCACCTTCTGGATCGCGCCGGCGATCGCCGCCGGCGCCGCGTTCACGGCGTTCGCGGTGATCCCGTTCGGCCCCGAGGTCTCGATGTTCGGGGTCACGACGCAGTTGCAGCTCGCCGACTTCCCCGTCGCCGCGCTGTTCTTCCTGGCGATGAGCTCGCTCGGCATCTACGGCATCGTGCTCGGCGGCTGGGCGAGCGCGTCGCCGTACCCGCTGCTCGGTGGGCTGCGGTCGTCGGCGCAGATGATCAGCTACGAGGTGGCGATGGGCCTCTCGTGGGTGACGGTGTTCATGGTGGCCGGTTCGATGTGGACGTCCGACATCGTGGCGGCGCAGGCCGACCAGTGGATGCTGGTGCAGACGGCTTTCGTCCCGTTCGTCATCTACATGATCGCGATGGTCGGTGAGACCAACAGGGCGCCGTTCGACCTGCCGGAGGCAGAGGGCGAGCTGGTCGGCGGCTACCACACCGAGTACTCGTCGGTGAAGTTCATGAACTTCTTCCTCGCCGAGTACGTGAACATGGTCACCGTCTCGGCGATCGCCACGACCATGTTCCTCGGCGGCTGGCGCGCCCCGTGGCCGATCTCCCTGTGGGAGAACGCCAACCAGGGCTGGTGGCCGCTGCTGTGGTTCTTCGGCAAGCTGCTGCTCCTGCTGTTCGTCTTCATCTGGCTGCGCGGTACGCTGCCGCGGCTGCGCTACGACCAGTTCATGAAGCTGGGCTGGAAGGTCCTCATCCCCGTCGCGCTCGGCTGGGTGATGTTCGTCGGTGCGATGCGGCACGCGACGTCGTACGGCACGACACCGCGGATCATCGTGGCCGTCGCGCTGTTCGTGGTGCTGATCGCCGGCTACGCGCTCTGGGACCGCAGCCAGCGCCGGCGCGAGCGGGCCGAGGCGGCCGAGGACGAGGACTACGCCAAGCGGATCGAGGAGGACCCCATGGCAGCGGGTTATCCGGTGCCCACGCTCGACGCTCCTCATCTGCGTGACGTCGCACACCGGGAGGTGACACCGCGTGGCTGA
- the nuoI gene encoding NADH-quinone oxidoreductase subunit NuoI, with protein sequence MFKKTFTELYPEVRKDTFPRFHGRHQLNRWPDGLEKCIGCELCAWACPADAIYVEGADNSDDDRYSPGERFGRVYQINYLRCILCGLCIEACPTRALTMTNEYELADDNRNELIYTKEMLLAPLREGMEAPPHPMRLGETETDYYVHATREDVSTEKPREDV encoded by the coding sequence ATGTTCAAGAAGACATTCACGGAGCTGTACCCCGAGGTCAGGAAGGACACGTTCCCGCGGTTCCACGGCCGGCACCAGCTGAACCGCTGGCCCGACGGCCTGGAGAAGTGCATCGGCTGCGAGCTGTGCGCGTGGGCGTGCCCGGCGGACGCGATCTACGTCGAGGGCGCGGACAACTCCGACGACGACCGCTACTCGCCCGGGGAGCGGTTCGGGCGGGTCTACCAGATCAACTACCTGCGCTGCATCCTGTGCGGGCTCTGCATCGAGGCATGCCCGACGCGCGCGCTCACCATGACCAACGAGTACGAGCTGGCCGACGACAACAGGAACGAGCTCATCTACACCAAGGAGATGCTGCTCGCCCCGCTGCGCGAGGGCATGGAGGCTCCGCCGCACCCGATGCGTCTCGGCGAGACGGAGACCGACTACTACGTCCACGCCACCCGCGAGGACGTCAGCACCGAGAAGCCGCGGGAGGACGTGTGA
- a CDS encoding NADH-quinone oxidoreductase subunit J has translation MPVAHGGEAATFWICSLVAVPAAVTMVAAKKAVHSALCLAVVMITLAVLYAVLEAPFLAFVQIIVYTGAVLMLFLFVLMLVGVDSSDALTETIRGQRVATIVLGFGFLLLMLSGVGAALSSTSAGSLERANADGNVLGIATDLFTTYVFAFEVTSALLITAALGAMVLAHRQQTKVGQKVLGRRRIAGPDPGPMSPPGVYARHNSVDTPALLPDGTPSELSVHQVFRTRGVVREVETTPGGAVTVAPEEPPSEQEKGELSEGERKGD, from the coding sequence ATGCCGGTCGCGCACGGCGGCGAGGCGGCGACGTTCTGGATCTGCTCGCTGGTCGCGGTGCCGGCGGCCGTCACGATGGTGGCGGCGAAGAAGGCCGTGCACAGCGCGCTGTGCCTCGCGGTCGTGATGATCACGCTCGCCGTGCTCTACGCCGTGCTCGAGGCGCCGTTCCTCGCGTTCGTGCAGATCATCGTCTACACCGGCGCCGTCCTGATGCTGTTCCTCTTCGTACTGATGCTCGTCGGCGTCGACTCTTCCGACGCGTTGACCGAGACGATCCGCGGCCAGCGCGTCGCGACGATCGTGCTGGGCTTCGGGTTCCTGCTGCTCATGCTGTCCGGCGTGGGTGCGGCTCTGTCCTCCACGTCCGCGGGCAGCCTCGAACGCGCGAACGCCGACGGCAACGTCCTCGGCATCGCGACCGACCTGTTCACCACGTACGTCTTCGCGTTCGAGGTGACGAGCGCGCTGCTCATCACGGCGGCCCTCGGCGCCATGGTGCTCGCACACCGGCAGCAGACGAAGGTCGGCCAGAAGGTCCTCGGCCGCCGGCGGATCGCTGGTCCCGACCCGGGACCGATGTCTCCTCCCGGCGTGTACGCCCGCCACAACTCGGTCGACACGCCCGCGCTCCTTCCCGACGGCACGCCGTCGGAGCTCTCGGTGCACCAGGTGTTCCGCACCAGGGGCGTCGTCCGCGAGGTGGAGACCACGCCGGGCGGTGCCGTGACGGTCGCTCCGGAGGAGCCGCCGAGCGAGCAGGAGAAGGGCGAGCTGTCCGAGGGCGAGAGGAAGGGCGACTGA
- the nuoK gene encoding NADH-quinone oxidoreductase subunit NuoK: MTPLAYLLLSSTLFLIGAGGVLLRRNSIIVFMSVELMLNAANLAFVAFSRMHGELDGQIVAFFVMVVAAAEVVVGLAIIMTIFRSRRSASVDDANLLKF; this comes from the coding sequence ATGACACCTCTCGCGTACCTGCTGCTCTCGTCCACGCTGTTCCTCATCGGCGCGGGAGGCGTGCTGCTGCGCCGCAACTCGATCATCGTCTTCATGAGCGTCGAGCTGATGCTCAACGCCGCCAACCTCGCGTTCGTGGCGTTCTCGCGCATGCACGGCGAGCTCGACGGTCAGATCGTGGCGTTCTTCGTGATGGTGGTGGCCGCCGCCGAGGTCGTGGTCGGCCTGGCCATCATCATGACCATCTTCCGTTCCCGCAGGTCGGCGTCCGTCGACGACGCCAACCTGCTCAAGTTCTGA
- the nuoL gene encoding NADH-quinone oxidoreductase subunit L produces MHPAAASGAFSLSWLLVALPLVSAAVLLLGGRRTDRWGHLLGCASVLGSFVIGLVTFFSLIARAPGDRTVAQHLFSWVAVGRFEVDWGFLIDPLSICFVLLITGVGSLIHVYSVGYMEHDPDKRRFFAYLNLFIAAMLLLVLGDSYLMLYIGWEGVGLASYLLIGFWQHKPAAAVAAKKAFVVNRVGDFGLSIAVFLMFSMFGAVSFTGVFNGIDEASNGALTVMGLLILLGATGKSAQVPLQSWLLDAMEGPTPVSALIHAATMVTAGVYVIVRSNPIFEAAPNAQIAVTVVGAVTLLFGAFIGCAKDDIKKSLAGSTMSQIGYMHLAAGLGPVGAAFAIAHLLAHGTFKAVLFLGAGSVMHATNDQVDMRRFGGLRKKMPITFWTFILAWAAIIGVPLFAGWWTKDKIIESAFAHGPVAGWLLGGAAALGAAITAFYMTRMVIMTFFGKQRWDDDVHPHESPPVMTVPLIILSIGSVFGGWFLIGGDRLAHFLEPVVGEAHHVEPPLTATTITVGLGVLMVLGVLLAWLMYGRPAVPEVAPVGNALVRAGRRDLYGDAFNESVFMRPGQYLTRSLVFFDNRLVDGAVNGIAGLVGNTSLWWRQAQTGFVRSYALSMLLGAAVVSALVLIVVVL; encoded by the coding sequence ATGCATCCGGCCGCGGCGAGCGGTGCCTTCTCGCTGTCCTGGCTGCTCGTCGCCCTGCCGCTGGTCAGCGCGGCCGTCCTCCTGCTCGGCGGGCGCCGCACCGACCGGTGGGGGCACCTGCTCGGCTGCGCCTCGGTCCTCGGCTCGTTCGTCATCGGCCTCGTCACGTTCTTCTCGCTGATCGCGCGAGCACCCGGTGACCGTACGGTCGCCCAGCACCTCTTCAGCTGGGTCGCGGTGGGCAGGTTCGAGGTCGACTGGGGCTTCCTGATCGACCCACTGTCGATCTGCTTCGTGCTGCTCATCACCGGCGTCGGGTCGCTGATCCACGTCTACTCCGTCGGCTACATGGAGCACGACCCCGACAAGCGGCGCTTCTTCGCGTACCTCAACCTGTTCATCGCGGCGATGCTGCTGCTCGTCCTCGGCGACAGCTACCTGATGCTCTACATCGGGTGGGAGGGCGTCGGCCTCGCCTCGTACCTGCTCATCGGCTTCTGGCAGCACAAGCCGGCGGCGGCGGTCGCGGCGAAGAAGGCGTTCGTCGTCAACCGGGTCGGCGACTTCGGCCTGTCGATCGCGGTGTTCCTGATGTTCTCGATGTTCGGCGCCGTCTCGTTCACCGGCGTCTTCAACGGGATCGACGAGGCGAGCAACGGCGCGCTCACCGTCATGGGGCTGCTCATCCTGCTCGGCGCGACGGGCAAGTCGGCCCAGGTGCCGCTGCAGTCCTGGCTGCTCGACGCCATGGAGGGCCCGACCCCGGTCTCGGCGCTGATCCACGCGGCGACGATGGTCACGGCCGGCGTCTACGTCATCGTCAGGTCCAACCCCATCTTCGAGGCGGCGCCCAACGCGCAGATCGCGGTCACGGTGGTCGGCGCGGTCACGCTGCTGTTCGGCGCGTTCATCGGGTGCGCCAAGGACGACATCAAGAAGTCGCTCGCCGGTTCGACGATGAGCCAGATCGGCTACATGCACCTCGCGGCCGGTCTCGGACCGGTCGGCGCCGCGTTCGCCATCGCGCACCTGCTCGCGCACGGCACGTTCAAGGCGGTGCTGTTCCTCGGCGCCGGCTCGGTGATGCACGCGACCAACGACCAGGTCGACATGCGCAGGTTCGGCGGTCTGCGCAAGAAGATGCCGATCACGTTCTGGACGTTCATCCTCGCGTGGGCGGCGATCATCGGCGTTCCGCTGTTCGCCGGCTGGTGGACCAAGGACAAGATCATCGAGTCCGCGTTCGCGCACGGGCCCGTCGCCGGCTGGCTGCTCGGCGGTGCCGCCGCACTCGGCGCCGCGATCACCGCGTTCTACATGACCCGCATGGTCATCATGACGTTCTTCGGCAAGCAGCGCTGGGACGACGACGTCCATCCACACGAGTCACCACCGGTGATGACGGTGCCGCTGATCATCCTGTCGATCGGCTCGGTGTTCGGCGGCTGGTTCCTCATCGGCGGTGACCGGCTGGCGCACTTCCTCGAGCCGGTCGTCGGCGAGGCGCACCACGTCGAGCCGCCGCTCACGGCGACGACGATCACCGTCGGCCTGGGCGTCCTGATGGTCCTCGGCGTGCTGCTCGCCTGGCTGATGTACGGGCGACCCGCGGTGCCGGAGGTCGCACCCGTCGGCAACGCGCTCGTCCGCGCCGGCCGCCGCGATCTCTACGGCGACGCGTTCAACGAGTCGGTGTTCATGCGCCCCGGCCAGTACCTCACGCGGTCGCTGGTGTTCTTCGACAACCGGCTCGTCGACGGCGCGGTGAACGGCATCGCCGGCCTCGTCGGCAACACTTCGTTGTGGTGGCGGCAGGCGCAGACCGGTTTCGTCCGCTCGTACGCCCTGTCGATGCTGCTCGGCGCGGCCGTGGTGTCGGCGCTCGTCCTGATCGTGGTGGTGCTGTGA
- a CDS encoding NADH-quinone oxidoreductase subunit M, whose protein sequence is MTVPWITIIAVLPLIGSIVIAALPRTSTQFAKRLALFVSLLVLVLTAIMAAQFRLDGPRFQFVESYPWIPQFGVRYAVGLDGIGLVLVALTVILVPIALMGAWREKGAVRGKNGPGAKGYFALILALETAIIGVFAATDLFVFYVLFEAMLIPMYFMIGRYGGPRRQYAAVKFLLYSLLGGLLMLAAVIVLAVTARQQGETTFAFEALRNLSIDESTQRWLFLGFFIAFAIKAPLWPFHTWLPDAASEGRPTSAILLVGLMDKAGTFGMIRYCLELFPDAAHFFTPAVIVLAVVGVLYGALATIGQKDIVRLIAYTSVSHFGLIVLGIFAMTSQGQVGATFYMLSHGFSTGALFLLAGIMIARRGSRQIDDFGGVIKVAPVLAGTFLVACLSGLAMPGLSTFVSEFLVLLGTFTRYPVLAVIATLGIVLAALYMLWLYQRTMTGPGGPEVAKIKDLGRREKLAVAPLVALLLLLGLFPKPVLDVIDPAVQQTMTRLQVQDVSAEGNNP, encoded by the coding sequence GTGACCGTCCCCTGGATCACCATTATCGCGGTGCTGCCGCTGATCGGGTCGATCGTCATCGCGGCGCTGCCGCGCACGAGCACGCAGTTCGCCAAGCGGCTCGCGCTGTTCGTCTCGCTGCTCGTCCTCGTGCTCACGGCGATCATGGCCGCGCAGTTCAGGCTCGACGGCCCGCGCTTCCAGTTCGTCGAGAGCTACCCGTGGATCCCGCAGTTCGGCGTCCGCTACGCGGTCGGCCTCGACGGGATCGGCCTCGTCCTCGTCGCGCTCACCGTCATCCTCGTGCCGATCGCGCTGATGGGCGCGTGGCGCGAGAAGGGCGCCGTCCGCGGCAAGAACGGCCCAGGCGCCAAGGGCTACTTCGCGCTGATCCTCGCGCTCGAGACTGCGATCATCGGCGTGTTCGCCGCCACCGACCTGTTCGTGTTCTACGTGCTGTTCGAGGCCATGCTCATCCCGATGTACTTCATGATCGGGAGGTACGGCGGTCCTCGGCGGCAGTACGCCGCGGTGAAGTTCCTGCTGTACAGCCTGCTCGGCGGCCTGCTGATGCTCGCCGCGGTGATCGTGCTCGCCGTGACGGCCAGGCAGCAGGGCGAGACGACGTTCGCGTTCGAGGCACTGCGCAACCTCAGCATCGACGAGTCGACGCAACGCTGGCTGTTCCTCGGCTTCTTCATCGCGTTCGCGATCAAGGCGCCGCTGTGGCCCTTCCACACCTGGCTGCCCGACGCGGCGTCCGAGGGGCGACCGACCAGCGCGATCCTGCTCGTCGGCCTGATGGACAAGGCCGGCACGTTCGGCATGATCCGCTACTGCCTCGAGCTGTTCCCCGACGCCGCGCACTTCTTCACCCCCGCGGTGATCGTGCTCGCCGTCGTCGGCGTCCTCTACGGCGCGCTCGCCACGATCGGGCAGAAGGACATCGTGCGGCTGATCGCGTACACGTCGGTGTCGCACTTCGGGCTGATCGTGCTCGGCATCTTCGCGATGACGTCCCAGGGCCAGGTCGGCGCGACGTTCTACATGCTCAGCCACGGGTTCTCCACCGGTGCGCTGTTCCTGCTGGCCGGCATCATGATCGCCAGGCGCGGCTCGCGGCAGATCGACGACTTCGGCGGGGTCATCAAGGTCGCGCCGGTGCTCGCCGGCACGTTCCTCGTCGCGTGCCTGTCCGGCCTGGCCATGCCGGGACTGTCGACGTTCGTCAGCGAGTTCCTCGTGCTGCTGGGCACGTTCACCCGCTACCCGGTGCTCGCGGTGATCGCCACGCTGGGCATCGTCCTCGCGGCGCTGTACATGCTGTGGCTGTACCAGCGCACGATGACCGGGCCGGGCGGGCCCGAGGTCGCGAAGATCAAGGACCTGGGCAGGCGCGAGAAGCTCGCGGTCGCGCCGCTCGTGGCGCTGCTGCTCCTGCTCGGTCTCTTCCCCAAGCCCGTGCTCGACGTCATCGACCCCGCGGTCCAGCAGACGATGACGAGGCTCCAGGTGCAGGACGTGAGTGCCGAAGGGAACAACCCGTGA
- the nuoN gene encoding NADH-quinone oxidoreductase subunit NuoN yields the protein MNAPVIEYTQLLPVLIVFGAAIVGVLIEAFVSRDSRRALQIPLTFASLVAGFVTLFFIDDVPNAAAMGAIGIDAPTLFIQGTILLLAIVSVLLVSERKVDGGGPFVAEAAALPGSEQERRGLQEGAQHTEVYPLVLFAVGGMLLFPASNDLLMMFVALEVMSLPLYLLCGLARRRRLLSQEAALKYFLLGAFASAFFLYGVALLYGYAGTIRLAGIAQAASTSAQSDILLYAGLALLAVGLLFKLGAVPFHAWTPDVYQGAPTAITAFMSACTKVAAFGALLRVFYVAFGGLRWDWRPMMWVIAILTMVVGSVLAITQTDIKRMLAYSSIAHAGFILTAVIDTSTQGLSSALFYLAAYGFSVIGAFAIVTLVRDGGGEANDLSRWVGLGRRSPVVAAIFAFFLLAFAGIPLTSGFTGKYAVFLAAVDGGALPLVIVGLLSSVVAAFFYVRVIVLMFFQQPKEEAATVAVPSMYTSIAIGLGVAVTVVLGIVPGPVLQLAQQAAQHLFVG from the coding sequence GTGAACGCGCCCGTCATCGAGTACACCCAGCTGCTGCCGGTCCTGATCGTGTTCGGCGCGGCGATCGTCGGCGTGCTCATCGAGGCGTTCGTGTCACGGGACAGCAGGCGTGCGCTGCAGATCCCGCTGACCTTCGCGTCCCTGGTGGCGGGGTTCGTCACGCTGTTCTTCATCGACGATGTCCCCAACGCCGCCGCGATGGGCGCGATCGGCATCGACGCCCCGACCCTCTTCATCCAGGGCACGATCCTGCTGCTCGCGATCGTGAGCGTGCTGCTGGTCTCGGAGCGCAAGGTCGACGGTGGTGGTCCGTTCGTCGCGGAGGCCGCGGCGCTGCCGGGCAGCGAGCAGGAGCGGCGCGGCCTGCAGGAGGGCGCGCAGCACACCGAGGTCTACCCGCTGGTGTTGTTCGCGGTCGGCGGCATGCTGCTGTTCCCCGCGTCCAACGACCTGCTGATGATGTTCGTGGCGCTCGAGGTCATGTCGCTCCCGCTGTACCTGCTGTGCGGACTCGCCCGCCGCCGGCGGCTGCTGTCGCAGGAGGCGGCGCTCAAGTACTTCCTGCTCGGCGCGTTCGCATCGGCGTTCTTCCTCTACGGTGTCGCGCTGCTGTACGGCTACGCGGGCACCATCAGGCTCGCCGGCATCGCCCAGGCCGCGAGCACGAGCGCGCAGAGCGACATCCTGCTCTACGCGGGACTCGCCCTGCTGGCCGTCGGCCTGCTGTTCAAGCTCGGCGCCGTCCCGTTCCACGCCTGGACCCCCGACGTCTACCAGGGCGCGCCCACGGCGATCACCGCCTTCATGTCGGCGTGCACCAAGGTCGCGGCGTTCGGTGCGCTGCTGCGCGTCTTCTACGTCGCGTTCGGCGGGCTGCGCTGGGACTGGCGGCCGATGATGTGGGTGATCGCGATCCTCACGATGGTGGTCGGCTCGGTGCTCGCGATCACGCAGACCGACATCAAGCGCATGCTCGCCTACTCGTCCATCGCACACGCGGGCTTCATCCTCACCGCGGTGATCGACACCTCGACCCAGGGCCTGTCGAGCGCGCTGTTCTACCTGGCGGCGTACGGGTTCTCGGTGATCGGTGCGTTCGCGATCGTCACCCTCGTCCGTGACGGCGGCGGTGAGGCCAACGACCTGTCCCGGTGGGTGGGCCTGGGTCGCCGGTCACCGGTGGTCGCGGCGATCTTCGCGTTCTTCCTGCTCGCCTTCGCCGGCATCCCGTTGACCAGCGGGTTCACCGGGAAGTACGCCGTGTTTCTCGCGGCGGTCGACGGCGGCGCGCTGCCGCTGGTGATCGTCGGTCTGTTGAGCAGCGTGGTGGCCGCCTTCTTCTACGTGCGGGTCATCGTGCTGATGTTCTTCCAGCAGCCGAAGGAGGAGGCCGCGACCGTCGCCGTACCGAGCATGTACACCTCGATCGCCATCGGACTCGGGGTAGCGGTTACGGTGGTGCTTGGCATCGTGCCTGGTCCGGTGCTGCAGCTGGCGCAGCAGGCGGCCCAGCACCTGTTCGTCGGCTGA
- a CDS encoding polyprenyl synthetase family protein, producing MSRGSSIGTAFPVADPALDTSLRLRLEAVEELLLQSVKSEYPFVSETSSHLLVAGGKRFRPLLTLLGAHFGDPEASGVVPAAVVVELTHLATLYHDDVMDEAVLRRGAQSANARWGNTVAILTGDFLFARASDLLADLGPECVRIQARTFERLVHGQIRETVGAEEGADTVAHYLRVIGDKTASLIATSGRFGALLGGADDAVVGHVTRYCERIGMAFQLSDDLLDIVGDSTEFGKTPGTDLREGIHTLPVLYALRSGDPADARLHDLLATDFDDDARHAETLALLRAHPAMREAHDDLVRCAEDARAALEPLPDVPSRAVFESLCDYVVARTV from the coding sequence ATGTCCCGCGGCTCCTCGATCGGCACTGCCTTTCCGGTCGCCGACCCCGCCCTCGACACGTCGTTGCGGCTGCGCCTCGAGGCGGTCGAGGAGCTCCTCCTGCAGTCGGTCAAGAGCGAGTACCCGTTCGTCTCCGAGACCTCCAGCCACCTGCTCGTCGCCGGTGGCAAGAGGTTCCGGCCGTTGCTGACGCTGCTCGGCGCGCACTTCGGTGACCCCGAGGCGTCCGGCGTCGTGCCGGCGGCCGTGGTGGTCGAGCTGACCCACCTGGCGACCCTGTACCACGACGACGTCATGGACGAGGCCGTCCTGCGCCGCGGGGCGCAGAGCGCCAACGCTCGCTGGGGCAACACGGTCGCGATCCTGACCGGCGACTTCCTGTTCGCGCGGGCGTCCGACCTGCTCGCCGACCTCGGCCCGGAGTGCGTGCGCATCCAGGCCCGTACCTTCGAACGCCTGGTGCACGGCCAGATTCGCGAGACCGTCGGCGCCGAGGAGGGCGCCGACACCGTCGCCCACTACCTGCGGGTGATCGGCGACAAGACCGCGTCGCTCATCGCCACGTCCGGCCGTTTCGGCGCCTTGCTCGGCGGCGCCGACGACGCTGTGGTCGGCCACGTGACCCGCTATTGCGAGCGCATCGGCATGGCGTTCCAGCTGAGCGACGACCTGCTCGACATCGTCGGCGACTCCACCGAGTTCGGCAAGACCCCCGGCACCGACCTGCGCGAGGGCATCCACACCCTCCCGGTGCTGTACGCGCTGCGCTCCGGCGACCCCGCCGACGCCCGCCTGCACGACCTGCTCGCCACCGACTTCGACGACGACGCCAGGCACGCCGAGACCCTCGCGCTGCTGCGCGCCCACCCGGCGATGCGCGAGGCTCACGACGACCTCGTCCGCTGCGCCGAGGACGCCCGCGCCGCCCTCGAACCCCTCCCCGACGTCCCGTCCAGAGCCGTCTTCGAGTCCCTCTGCGACTACGTGGTGGCCCGCACCGTCTGA
- a CDS encoding TetR family transcriptional regulator, translating to MGNREDLLGGAVRCLREKGYAQITARDIASAAGTSLAAIGYHFGSKEALLNAALFEVMDSWGAEFATAMPDDDVSDPIERFATAWTGLLEVATRQPELAAASFESFLQARRSPELRAQLAAGQEEGRRGLVAVIQGIDEADVTDEQSRTLGSFYSALLSGVLGQWLIDPDRAPSGRDLAEALRAVTGGGG from the coding sequence ATGGGTAACCGGGAAGACCTGCTGGGCGGCGCGGTGCGGTGTCTGCGCGAGAAGGGATACGCCCAGATCACCGCGCGCGACATTGCCTCGGCAGCGGGCACCAGCCTGGCCGCGATCGGGTACCACTTCGGCTCGAAGGAGGCGCTGCTCAACGCCGCGCTCTTCGAGGTCATGGACTCGTGGGGCGCGGAGTTCGCCACGGCGATGCCGGACGACGACGTCAGCGACCCGATCGAGCGGTTCGCGACGGCCTGGACGGGGCTCCTCGAAGTGGCGACCCGGCAGCCCGAGCTCGCGGCCGCCAGCTTCGAGAGCTTCCTGCAGGCCCGCCGGTCCCCCGAGCTCCGCGCGCAGCTCGCCGCCGGCCAGGAGGAGGGACGCCGCGGGCTGGTCGCCGTGATCCAGGGCATCGACGAGGCGGACGTCACCGACGAGCAGAGCCGCACCCTCGGCTCGTTCTACTCGGCACTGCTGAGCGGCGTGCTCGGCCAGTGGCTCATCGACCCCGACCGCGCCCCCTCGGGCCGCGACCTGGCCGAGGCGCTGCGCGCGGTGACCGGCGGGGGTGGCTGA